From one Trifolium pratense cultivar HEN17-A07 linkage group LG1, ARS_RC_1.1, whole genome shotgun sequence genomic stretch:
- the LOC123902913 gene encoding uncharacterized protein LOC123902913 — MDEECNSSQQSILTVQSAPKIMNEKRVNTHLGDKHEPSRKRVKMRDLESLVHSTEKAIGKENIVQSSCGDNEMSQITKVPLTVDMNVSKEEQDGRNTSGSPRILDLNTEVCGTRQSGGFGEKLGNDKESFSEMKEREDQGGDAVNTKGINVDLNAEDDTSSVNVEPASFQREHGHFQSKDVSESGSSAGPPKEKDSMRIWMEMKRNGFISSVHGGIPVPKKRGRKSKTEILEQKMELAKREQINRFTKIAAPSGLLNDLNPGIINHVRNKKQVHSIIEALVTEKHENRSKREAHRMSGGIDFNKRDLECVKDPSKHQPTFSHEEGTFYGSTVGRQARKSHATKNDSSWILEDKGCDRDAYSVEKAGLKNCVSNASHVTEDNALSLKLSSSMKASMSSTSLSNEESSVSSLSLKAATVASQWLELLHQDIKGRLATLRRSRRRVRSVITTELPFQMSKEFGDNPNFDPCGMKFPEGLSTSKIAELHQARWTALFDHMDEALSEEEKQLESWLNQIKEKQLLCDQGLQHVNWSKAYGLQQLGSSENHSRPSQLDNSEKELAVNAAAASIYSTCNFLLSELSCI; from the exons ATGGACGAAGAATGCAATTCATCTCAGCAATCGATTTTGACTGTCCAATCTGCTCCAAAG ATTATGAATGAGAAACGAGTTAATACCCACTTGGGTGATAAGCATGAGCCCTCTCGAAAACGTGTCAAAATGAGAGATCTTGAATCACTGGTTCACTCTACAG AAAAGGCAATTGGGAAAGAAAACATTGTCCAATCGTCGTGTGGTGATAATGAGATGTCACAAATCACAAAGGTGCCATTGACAGTGGACATGAATGTTTCAAAAGAAGAGCAAGATGGAAGGAACACATCGGGTAGCCCCAGGATTTTGGATCTAAACACTGAAGTTTGTGGTACCAGACAAAGTGGTGGATTTGGTGAAAAACTCGGTAATGATAAGGAATCTTTCTCTGAGATGAAGGAGAGAGAAGACCAAGGCGGTGATGCTGTGAACACGAAAGGAATTAATGTGGATCTCAACGCAGAAGATGATACTAGCTCTGTGAATGTGGAACCAGCGAGTTTTCAGAGAGAACATGGTCATTTCCAGTCAAAGGATGTGTCCGAGAGTGGGAGTAGTGCTGGACCTCCAAAGGAGAAAGATTCAATGAGAATATGGATGGAGATGAAGCGTAACGGTTTTATTTCATCCGTTCATGGAGGCATTCCGGTGCCGAAGAAACGCGGGAGGAAAAGTAAGACTGAGATTCTTGAGCAAAAAATGGAGCTTGCAAAGAGAGAACAAATCAACAGGTTTACAAAGATTGCAGCTCCAAGTGGACTACTGAATGATTTAAACCCTGGGATTATTAATCAtgtaagaaataaaaaacaggTCCATTCAATTATTGAGGCTCTTGTAACTGAAAAACATGAAAATAGGAGCAAGCGAGAAGCACATCGAATGAGTGGAGGTATAGACTTCAACAAGAGAGACCTAGAATGTGTGAAAGATCCGAGCAAGCATCAGCCTACTTTTTCTCATGAAGAAGGGACCTTTTATGGCTCTACAGTTGGTAGACAAGCACGAAAGAGTCACGCAACAAAGAACGATTCCTCATGGATATTGGAGGATAAAGGTTGTGACCGTGACGCATACAGTGTAGAGAAAGCTGGCCTTAAAAATTGTGTATCAAATGCAAGTCATGTCACGGAAGACAACGCTTTATCGCTGAAATTGTCATCTTCAATGAAGGCATCAATGAGTTCCACCAGTTTGTCGAATGAAGAATCATCAGTTTCATCGCTTTCTCTTAAAG CTGCTACTGTTGCTTCTCAATGGTTGGAGCTTCTACATCAAGATATCAAAGGGCGTCTTGCGA CTTTGCGTCGCAGTAGGCGGAGAGTTCGATCAGTAATCACTACTGAGTTGCCTTTCCAAATGTCGAAGGAGTTTGGAGATAACCCAAATTTCGATCCTTGTGGTATGAAATTTCCTGAAGGACTTTCAACCAGCAAAATAGCAGAATTGCATCAGGCAAGATGGACTGCTTTGTTTGATCATATGGATGAAGCACTTTCAGAAGAGGAAAAACAACTT GAAAGTTGGttgaatcaaataaaagaaaagcaATTGCTCTGTGATCAGGGCCTACAACATGTAAATTGGAGCAAGGCTTATGGTTTACAACAGTTGGGGAGTTCGGAAAATCATTCCAG
- the LOC123902922 gene encoding 54S ribosomal protein L24, mitochondrial yields the protein MAFRGKEMMKRVLKKVGEKNLTPKAKQSLEKCLPKSKVVMGRAKRGLFAGKHIQFGNSVSEDGGNRTRRTWKPNVQDKRLFSYILDRHIRVKVTTHALRCIDKAGGIDEYLLKTPYQKMDTEVGLLWKAKIEKLYEELGTKEVVFFSPEDEAKFEQGFKDLRLAEREARKEVRKIMHVGMNKQDGQSSDEGAAKIEGEISHDSSKRLAPVSYVIAPDKLKVGEYISN from the exons ATGGCGTTTAGAGGAAAAGAGATGATGAAGAGAGTTCTGAAGAAAGTTGGAGAGAAGAATTTGACTCCAAAAGCGAAGCAATCGTTAGAGAAATGTCTTCCCAAATCGAAAGTTGTGATGGGTCGTGCAAAACGAGGTCTTTTTGCTGGGAAACACATTCAATTTGGCAATAGTGTTAGTGAAGATGGTGGCAATAG GACAAGGAGAACTTGGAAACCTAATGTTCAGGACAAGAGGCTCTTTAGTTATATCCTAGATCGTCATATTCGTGTTAAAGTCACCACTCATGCCCTTCGTTGCATAGACAAGGCAGGTGGAATTGATGAATACTTGCTGAAGACTCCTTATCAGAAGATGGACACAGAAGTAGGCCTCTTGTGGAAGGCAAAGATTGAGAAGTTGTATGAAGAGCTTGGGACGAAGGAGGTTGTATTCTTTTCACCGGAGGATGAAGCGAAGTTCGAACAGGGCTTTAAAGATTTGAGATTAGCTGAAAGGGAAGCACGtaaagaagtcagaaaaataaTGCATGTTGGGATGAACAAGCAAGATGGTCAATCTAGTGACGAGGGAGCTGCTAAAATCGAGGGAGAAATCTCACACGATTCATCAAAGCGATTGGCTCCTGTCTCATATGTGATAGCTCCTGACAAACTCAAAGTTGGAGAGTATATTTCTAATTGA
- the LOC123902919 gene encoding protein PEP-RELATED DEVELOPMENT ARRESTED 1, chloroplastic, whose amino-acid sequence MLGASILYPLPTQIFYSSYFSNLTSTHQQKHFKLKQKQLLKVKNNRLIVLSSSNDTSYEVGGGFPVDELLNRNEGESKNSDTDTSAQREALLKGGDQVISVLQEMITLLKDMVDMDEESEKVAVELAAQGVIGKRVDQMESDFMMALDYMIQLAEKDEDDKRKSLLEVIKETVLSHLTKKCPPQVQVVGLLCRTPKKDSRYELLRRVAAGGGSFKGENGLKIHIPGANLNDIANQADDLLETMETRPVVPDRKLLARLVLIREEARDMMGGGILDERNDRGFSTLPQSEVNFLTKLVALKPGKVVLDMIRNVMLGKDEGADISGNDDDDRVSTGIAGRASVTGRKPHPVRPGMFLETVSKVLSGIYAGSDSGITAQHLEWVHQKTLQVLQEIAFN is encoded by the exons ATGCTTGGCGCTTCCATCTTATACCCGCTTCCCACACAAATTTTTTATTCGTCATATTTTTCAAACTTAACTTCCACTCACCAACAAAAGCATTTTAAGTTGAAGCAGAAGCAGCTActaaaagtgaaaaataatCGATTAATCGTTTTAAGCAGTAGTAACGATACGAGTTATGAAGTTGGCGGTGGATTTCCAGTCGACGAACTTCTAAACCGAAATGAAGGGGAAAGTAAAAATTCTGATACTGATACATCTGCTCAACGTGAAGCACTTCTTAAAGGAGGTGACCAAGTTATCTCTGTTCTTCAAGAAATGATTACTCTT TTGAAAGATATGGTGGATATGGATGAAGAATCTGAAAAAGTAGCAGTGGAGTTGGCTGCGCAAGGAGTTATTGGTAAGAGAGTTGATCAGATGGAATCTGATTTCATGATGGCCCTTGATTACATGATCCAGCTTGCTGAGAAGGACGAGGATGATAAG CGCAAGTCACTGCTGGAAGTTATCAAAGAAACAGTATTATCGCATCTAACTAAAAAATGCCCACCCCAG GTTCAAGTAGTTGGTCTTCTGTGTCGAACTCCAAAAAAGGACAGCAGATATGAATTGTTACGCCGAGTTGCAGCTGGTGGTGGTTCATTTAAAGGAGAGAATGGCTTGAAGATTCACATCCCAGGGGCAAATCTAAATGACATAGCTAATCAAGCTGATGATTTATTAGAG ACAATGGAGACTCGTCCTGTTGTGCCTGATCGGAAACTGCTTGCAAGACTTGTTTTGATCAGAGAAGAAGCCCGTGATATGATGGGAGGGGGGATTTTGGATGAACGGAATGACCGTGGATTTTCTACTCTCCCTCAGTCTGAG GTGAACTTCTTAACTAAATTGGTGGCCTTAAAACCTGGGAAAGTTGTGCTGGATATGATAAGAAATGTGATGCTTGGAAAAGATGAAGGCGCAGACATCTCTGGCAATGACGATGATGACAGGGTTTCAACTGGAATTGCTGGAAGG GCAAGTGTGACAGGAAGAAAGCCACATCCAGTACGCCCGGGCATGTTTCTCGAAACAGTCTCTAAG GTCTTGTCTGGTATATATGCTGGATCTGACTCTGGTATCACAGCACAACATCTAGAATGG